In one Sporomusa sphaeroides DSM 2875 genomic region, the following are encoded:
- a CDS encoding anthranilate synthase component I family protein, which yields MRIYPGKEEFCQLADQYTLLPVTMELSTDLETPVSLYYKLVGESPGFILESAQTGKTFGRYSFIGTKPLAVFTACKNRADITVGECSTQENGKPHLVFKDFLKKFSMPKLPELPPFAGGAVGYAAYEAVVSWERVRGLDIPDELPLIEQMVCQYILVMDHLTHSTRLINLVHVASTAQAAGAYDLAVRELTELAAKLKQPVSLPEDESEQTGRPVAADRVGEAVPGKEQYLAMVEQAKEYIAAGELFQVVLSRPFYYRLASPPFSLYRRLRQANPSPYMFYINFGERQLVGASPERLVKLEDNKVLTCPIAGTRRRGESAAEDDRLAGELLADIKERAEHAMLVDLGRNDLGRISLPGTVHIDRLMEVEKYSHVMHIVSEVSGQLAPEFSAVDVLTACFPAGTVSGAPKVRAMEIIHELEGDIRGPYAGAVGYFDFSGNMDTCITIRTLMIDKQQVTVRTGAGIVADSIPEMEYREIMNKARVLMQLLEEAPIT from the coding sequence ATGCGAATATATCCGGGCAAGGAGGAATTTTGCCAGTTAGCTGATCAATATACGTTATTGCCTGTTACCATGGAATTGTCTACCGATTTGGAAACTCCGGTTTCCCTGTATTACAAACTGGTGGGAGAAAGTCCGGGATTTATTTTGGAAAGTGCGCAGACAGGCAAGACCTTTGGACGGTATTCTTTTATCGGTACAAAGCCGCTGGCTGTTTTTACCGCCTGCAAAAACCGGGCTGACATAACAGTTGGCGAATGTTCAACACAGGAGAACGGCAAACCGCATCTGGTGTTCAAAGATTTTTTAAAGAAGTTTTCTATGCCCAAGCTGCCGGAACTGCCGCCTTTTGCCGGTGGCGCGGTGGGATATGCCGCCTATGAAGCGGTAGTGTCCTGGGAACGGGTACGTGGCCTGGATATTCCGGATGAATTGCCGCTTATCGAGCAAATGGTTTGCCAATACATCCTGGTTATGGATCATCTGACTCATTCTACCAGACTGATAAATTTGGTGCATGTCGCGTCAACTGCTCAGGCCGCTGGCGCCTATGACCTGGCAGTACGGGAACTGACGGAATTAGCGGCTAAGCTTAAACAGCCTGTTTCTTTGCCTGAGGATGAGTCAGAGCAGACAGGCCGGCCGGTGGCAGCCGACAGAGTCGGGGAGGCGGTACCGGGTAAAGAACAATATCTGGCGATGGTAGAACAGGCCAAAGAATACATTGCGGCAGGAGAATTATTTCAGGTCGTGCTGTCACGCCCTTTTTACTACCGGTTAGCCAGTCCGCCGTTTTCGCTATACCGGCGGCTGCGGCAAGCCAATCCCTCGCCGTACATGTTTTATATTAACTTTGGCGAACGGCAGCTTGTCGGGGCTTCGCCGGAACGGCTGGTCAAGCTGGAAGACAACAAAGTATTGACTTGTCCGATTGCCGGAACGCGCCGCCGGGGTGAGAGCGCGGCAGAAGATGATCGGCTGGCCGGGGAACTGCTGGCCGATATCAAAGAGAGGGCCGAACATGCCATGCTTGTCGACCTTGGCCGCAATGATTTAGGACGGATTAGCCTGCCGGGAACGGTGCATATTGACAGGCTGATGGAAGTGGAAAAATACTCCCATGTCATGCATATTGTGTCAGAGGTGTCCGGGCAGCTGGCGCCTGAGTTTTCGGCTGTGGATGTGCTCACCGCCTGCTTTCCGGCAGGTACGGTGAGTGGTGCACCTAAAGTGCGGGCCATGGAAATCATTCACGAACTGGAGGGGGATATTCGCGGTCCTTATGCCGGCGCGGTTGGATACTTTGATTTCAGCGGTAATATGGATACGTGTATTACCATCCGTACGCTGATGATTGACAAACAGCAGGTGACGGTTCGGACCGGGGCGGGTATTGTCGCCGATTCCATACCTGAAATGGAATACCGGGAAATTATGAATAAAGCCCGGGTATTAATGCAATTGCTGGAGGAGGCTCCGATAACATGA
- the trpA gene encoding tryptophan synthase subunit alpha — translation MSKITEKLCDLKAAGRKGLIIYLTAGYPDYHVTFETVKALATAGADIIELGLPFSDPMADGPIIQQAATQALAAGATTGKLLELTAHIRREASIPLAVMTYYNPVLQYGAERFAADFAQAGVSGLIIPDVPLEEASAVEPACLKTGLDLIRFLAPTTTPARLKDIYRQASGFLYCISSTGVTGVRQIDYQQLAPLLAAVRRETDLPLAIGFGIGSPAAACQAAQHADAVIVGSAVMERLMQDGVEAAAEFTHSLRQALDRECGC, via the coding sequence ATGAGCAAGATAACGGAAAAATTATGCGATTTGAAAGCGGCGGGGCGCAAAGGCTTAATTATTTATCTGACAGCCGGTTATCCCGATTACCATGTTACGTTTGAGACCGTGAAGGCACTGGCAACCGCCGGCGCCGACATAATCGAACTCGGACTGCCGTTTTCCGATCCCATGGCCGATGGTCCTATCATCCAGCAGGCAGCAACCCAGGCGCTGGCGGCAGGCGCAACCACCGGCAAGTTACTGGAATTGACAGCGCATATCAGGCGGGAAGCCTCCATACCGCTGGCAGTTATGACCTATTACAATCCGGTACTGCAATATGGGGCGGAAAGGTTTGCCGCTGACTTTGCCCAGGCCGGTGTTAGCGGATTAATTATTCCTGATGTGCCGCTGGAAGAGGCAAGTGCCGTAGAACCTGCCTGCCTTAAGACCGGTCTTGACCTCATCCGGTTTCTTGCTCCTACCACCACTCCTGCCAGATTAAAAGACATTTACCGGCAGGCTTCCGGCTTCTTGTATTGTATTTCAAGTACCGGAGTCACTGGTGTGCGACAGATTGACTACCAGCAGTTAGCGCCGCTGTTAGCGGCTGTCCGCCGGGAAACAGATTTACCCCTGGCTATCGGCTTTGGCATCGGCAGCCCGGCTGCCGCCTGTCAAGCGGCTCAGCACGCTGACGCAGTCATCGTCGGCAGCGCTGTTATGGAGCGGCTGATGCAGGACGGGGTTGAGGCGGCAGCGGAGTTTACCCATTCGCTCAGACAGGCGCTGGACAGGGAGTGTGGCTGCTGA
- the trpB gene encoding tryptophan synthase subunit beta, translating into MPDKNGRFGSYGGRFVPETVMPALIELEESYRALQADAGFQAEVEFYFNEYAGRPTRLYHAAKLTQHYGRGQIYLKREDLLHTGAHKINNAIGQALLARRMGKKRIVAETGAGQHGVACATVAALFGMECCVFMGQEDMERQALNVFRMRLLGTQVIPVTSGSGTLKDATSEAIRYWVTHIQDTHYIIGSVVGPHPYPMIVRDFQAVIGREVARQVEEIGAELKYMVACVGGGSNAMGIFYPFRDNAAVRKIGVEAAGKGLNTGEHAASLTHGRPGVLHGALSYLRQDGEGQVIPAYSISAGLDYPGVGPEHACFKDSGQVTYTSVTDKQALAAFQQLARLEGIIPALESSHALAYLEELMPQTKETDAIVVCLSGRGDKDVQMVADVLEGRI; encoded by the coding sequence ATGCCTGATAAGAATGGAAGATTTGGCAGCTACGGCGGCCGGTTTGTGCCTGAGACGGTTATGCCGGCCCTGATTGAACTGGAGGAAAGCTATCGTGCCTTACAAGCGGATGCCGGCTTTCAAGCTGAAGTGGAGTTTTACTTTAATGAATATGCCGGGCGTCCCACCCGGTTGTATCATGCCGCCAAGCTGACACAGCATTATGGACGGGGACAAATTTATCTGAAACGGGAAGATTTGCTCCATACCGGCGCCCACAAGATTAACAACGCCATTGGTCAAGCACTTTTAGCCAGGAGAATGGGGAAGAAACGTATTGTCGCCGAAACCGGCGCCGGTCAGCATGGGGTAGCCTGCGCCACGGTGGCGGCGTTGTTTGGCATGGAGTGCTGCGTTTTTATGGGCCAGGAAGATATGGAGCGACAGGCGCTGAATGTTTTCCGCATGCGCCTGTTAGGTACACAAGTCATACCGGTCACCAGCGGCAGCGGTACGCTTAAAGATGCTACCAGTGAAGCCATCAGGTACTGGGTAACCCATATTCAGGATACCCACTATATTATTGGCTCAGTAGTCGGCCCGCATCCGTATCCGATGATTGTAAGAGACTTTCAGGCAGTTATCGGCCGGGAAGTCGCCCGGCAGGTTGAAGAAATTGGGGCTGAGCTAAAATATATGGTTGCTTGTGTTGGCGGCGGCAGCAATGCCATGGGAATTTTTTATCCATTCCGAGATAACGCGGCAGTTCGTAAGATTGGCGTCGAGGCTGCCGGCAAAGGGCTTAACACCGGTGAACATGCGGCCTCATTGACCCACGGCAGGCCGGGTGTACTGCACGGAGCTCTAAGCTATCTCCGGCAGGATGGTGAAGGTCAGGTTATTCCGGCTTACTCTATATCAGCCGGTCTTGACTACCCGGGAGTTGGGCCGGAACATGCCTGCTTCAAAGATAGCGGACAGGTAACCTACACGTCGGTTACCGATAAGCAGGCACTGGCTGCTTTTCAACAGCTGGCGCGGCTGGAGGGAATCATCCCGGCCCTGGAAAGTTCACACGCTTTGGCGTACCTGGAAGAATTAATGCCGCAGACCAAGGAAACGGATGCGATTGTTGTCTGCCTGTCAGGGCGGGGCGACAAAGATGTGCAGATGGTGGCCGATGTATTGGAGGGACGGATATGA
- a CDS encoding indole-3-glycerol phosphate synthase TrpC, with translation MLNSIVDQTRQAVALAKQNKPLAVIEQDIVTGNYAFSEAVKQRDWTLIAECKLASPAKGTLCGGYSVPELARMFAAHGAAALSVHTNAAFRGSIDDIARVKQMVDLPVLCKEFILDEYQLYAARAAGADAVLLIAAILTADELGRFIGVAADLGMDALVEVHTLPELQQVQQTTAKLIGVNNRNLETFATSIEQTFALLPYYEPGGRLLISESGITTSQDALRLKQAGVNGILVGEGLVTAGDIAAKTRELALLSAKEEGRDNNA, from the coding sequence ATGCTAAATAGTATTGTCGATCAGACCAGACAGGCGGTAGCCTTGGCTAAACAAAACAAACCGCTTGCGGTTATCGAGCAGGATATAGTAACCGGAAATTATGCTTTTAGTGAGGCTGTTAAGCAGCGTGACTGGACACTGATTGCCGAGTGCAAGCTGGCATCGCCGGCTAAAGGAACGCTGTGTGGCGGCTATTCGGTACCGGAGCTTGCCCGAATGTTTGCCGCCCATGGCGCCGCCGCGTTATCGGTGCATACCAATGCCGCTTTTCGCGGCAGTATTGACGATATTGCCAGGGTAAAGCAAATGGTTGATTTGCCGGTGTTATGTAAGGAATTTATCCTTGACGAATACCAGCTCTATGCAGCCCGGGCAGCAGGAGCCGATGCTGTACTGCTTATTGCTGCCATATTGACCGCAGACGAGCTTGGCCGCTTTATCGGGGTTGCCGCCGATCTGGGGATGGACGCCTTGGTGGAAGTGCACACCCTGCCGGAACTACAGCAGGTACAGCAGACAACGGCTAAACTGATAGGCGTCAATAACCGCAATCTGGAGACCTTTGCCACCAGTATCGAGCAAACCTTTGCCTTGCTGCCCTATTATGAACCGGGAGGGCGTTTGCTTATCAGCGAAAGCGGCATTACGACCAGTCAAGACGCGCTAAGACTGAAACAGGCTGGAGTAAACGGCATATTGGTAGGCGAAGGACTGGTAACGGCCGGGGATATTGCCGCTAAAACCCGCGAGCTTGCTTTGCTAAGTGCTAAAGAGGAAGGGAGAGACAATAATGCCTGA
- a CDS encoding phosphoribosylanthranilate isomerase: MKDVYAKVSGGGIGIIVKICGITTLEAALAAYDFGADWIGFVFAPSKRRITLAEARKISCRISQIGKVGVFVNAPLTEVREAASACKLDYVQLHGDEPPEYCRLVGYPVIKAFRIGSGFSATAFNGYRTSWTLFDSFTAGVQGGTGRVFDWQAAQTLVKQAPRPLLAAGGLTPENVTQAIAVLGPDGVDVSGGVETNGIKDIEKIKRFITAAKGGIGQNAK, encoded by the coding sequence ATTAAGGACGTTTACGCAAAGGTATCGGGAGGAGGGATTGGCATTATCGTAAAAATTTGTGGTATCACTACCCTGGAGGCAGCGCTGGCAGCCTATGATTTTGGCGCAGATTGGATTGGTTTTGTGTTTGCACCAAGTAAACGGCGTATTACACTGGCAGAGGCCAGAAAAATTTCCTGCCGGATTTCGCAAATTGGTAAGGTCGGCGTATTTGTTAATGCGCCGCTGACTGAAGTGCGGGAGGCAGCCTCAGCATGCAAGCTGGATTATGTGCAGTTGCATGGTGATGAACCGCCTGAGTATTGCCGCCTGGTTGGTTATCCGGTGATTAAGGCCTTTAGAATTGGTTCGGGTTTTAGTGCAACTGCTTTCAACGGGTATCGGACATCATGGACTTTGTTTGACAGCTTTACTGCCGGGGTGCAAGGGGGAACAGGCAGGGTCTTTGACTGGCAGGCAGCACAAACGCTGGTTAAGCAGGCACCAAGACCGCTGCTGGCGGCAGGAGGTCTCACCCCGGAAAATGTGACGCAGGCAATTGCCGTTCTCGGGCCTGACGGCGTTGACGTATCCGGCGGTGTGGAAACCAACGGGATAAAGGATATTGAAAAAATTAAACGCTTCATCACGGCAGCCAAAGGGGGGATAGGCCAAAATGCTAAATAG
- the trpD gene encoding anthranilate phosphoribosyltransferase yields the protein MLKDYLSQAVAGRHFSREEARNAMQVIMSGQSSEAQIAAFLTAMRMKGETSLEVAGFAETMRSQALRIECKAPRLIDTCGTGGDQRGTFNISTAVAFVLAGAGLNVAKHGNRGVSSSCGSADVLKALGVELELPPQGVAEAIDTIGVGFIFAPRFHQAMKYAVKPRQELGFRTVFNLLGPLTNPAGAHCQLIGVYDPALTDKTAQALAELGVTRAMVVHSLDGLDEISTAMPTKVAEVCKGEIRSYVIDPAAYGFNACTQADYRGGTVADNARIILALLNGEQGFKRDIVLLNAAAALVVAEAAADIREGLQLATQSIDTGAALGKLAALRTFTQRYREEGLALS from the coding sequence ATGTTAAAGGATTATCTTTCTCAGGCAGTAGCCGGTCGGCATTTTTCCCGTGAGGAAGCCAGAAACGCCATGCAGGTAATCATGTCAGGACAGAGCAGTGAAGCCCAGATTGCCGCCTTTTTGACTGCTATGCGCATGAAGGGCGAAACAAGCTTGGAGGTGGCCGGCTTTGCCGAGACCATGCGCAGTCAGGCCCTCAGGATCGAATGCAAAGCCCCCAGGTTAATTGATACCTGCGGCACCGGGGGCGATCAACGCGGAACTTTTAATATATCGACAGCAGTTGCCTTTGTATTGGCAGGAGCCGGGCTGAATGTGGCCAAACACGGCAATCGTGGTGTGTCCAGTTCGTGCGGCAGTGCCGATGTGCTAAAGGCTCTGGGAGTAGAACTGGAGCTGCCGCCGCAGGGAGTGGCAGAGGCTATTGATACCATTGGCGTCGGCTTTATCTTTGCCCCCCGCTTTCACCAGGCCATGAAATATGCTGTCAAGCCGCGGCAGGAGCTAGGGTTTCGAACCGTGTTCAATTTGCTGGGCCCGCTGACCAATCCGGCAGGCGCTCATTGCCAGCTAATCGGGGTGTATGATCCGGCCCTGACAGACAAAACCGCGCAGGCACTTGCCGAACTGGGAGTAACCCGGGCGATGGTTGTGCACAGCCTGGATGGGCTTGATGAAATATCAACAGCCATGCCGACAAAGGTTGCCGAAGTATGCAAAGGGGAAATACGCTCCTATGTAATTGACCCTGCAGCCTATGGGTTTAACGCCTGTACCCAGGCTGATTACCGGGGCGGCACCGTGGCAGACAATGCCCGGATTATTCTTGCCTTACTAAACGGCGAGCAAGGCTTTAAACGCGATATCGTTCTGCTAAATGCCGCCGCAGCTTTGGTTGTTGCCGAGGCGGCGGCAGATATCAGGGAAGGGCTGCAGTTAGCGACGCAAAGCATTGATACCGGCGCTGCCTTGGGCAAGTTGGCGGCATTAAGGACGTTTACGCAAAGGTATCGGGAGGAGGGATTGGCATTATCGTAA
- a CDS encoding HAD family hydrolase — translation MIKSVLFDLDGTLLPLDQDAFFHEYLKHMGRRAASIAEPKQFINQLLASTGTMINSKDKTKTNQQVFWEDFLANIGITEDVLVPVMDNFYETDFVLVKPTTRASKAARQAVMAVLELGLEVVVATNPIFPLHAVRQRIDWAGLGDINFKHVTSYEHCHFCKPNPDYYREIVDQIGRQPQECLMVGNDVEEDLVAAKIGMKTYLVTDCLLNSKKLDFTTDYQGTLQELADSIAGIIKAENGGVS, via the coding sequence ATGATAAAGAGTGTACTTTTTGACCTTGATGGAACCTTATTGCCCCTTGATCAGGATGCGTTTTTCCATGAATACTTAAAGCATATGGGGCGGCGGGCAGCCAGCATCGCCGAACCCAAACAGTTCATTAACCAGCTGTTAGCCTCGACCGGGACTATGATTAACAGCAAGGATAAAACCAAAACCAATCAGCAGGTCTTTTGGGAGGATTTTTTGGCTAATATTGGTATCACCGAGGATGTGCTTGTGCCGGTTATGGATAATTTCTATGAGACGGATTTTGTCCTGGTAAAGCCAACAACCAGAGCCAGTAAGGCTGCCCGCCAGGCCGTTATGGCGGTACTTGAACTTGGCTTGGAGGTAGTTGTGGCTACTAACCCGATATTCCCGCTACATGCTGTCAGGCAGCGTATTGACTGGGCTGGATTAGGGGATATAAACTTTAAACATGTTACCAGTTATGAACACTGCCATTTTTGCAAACCCAATCCCGATTATTATCGGGAAATCGTCGACCAGATTGGCCGGCAGCCACAAGAGTGCCTGATGGTGGGGAATGATGTTGAAGAAGATTTAGTGGCAGCTAAAATTGGCATGAAGACTTATTTGGTAACAGATTGCCTGTTAAATTCTAAAAAACTGGATTTTACAACCGATTATCAAGGAACATTACAGGAATTGGCTGACAGTATTGCAGGCATCATCAAAGCAGAGAATGGTGGCGTCAGCTAA
- a CDS encoding DMT family transporter → MQVHLVLALVALLWGLNPPVMKIGLLHIPPMPYNAVRLFAALAVAWLILRRLCIWIPLRQEDKKSVLISSLGFFFFQLFFTFGLQLTTAGNSSLILGCLPVSVALISHFHRLEAINPDIIKGIAISLFGVVLMVAGTGKEVSLAGNHIQGALLLLAAQMCYGYYTVFSRPLSATYSVYQITTYILLISSGLFALVSLPSILVVDWQAVPWPGWASLLYSGIFPLCLANCLWIWGTAKAGSATASLYNNVAPVFAVGAGYLFLGETFGWLQFFGAMIILTGLYVAKRQSAKSTPASGTDSA, encoded by the coding sequence ATGCAGGTACATCTCGTCTTGGCGCTTGTCGCCTTACTCTGGGGCTTGAACCCGCCGGTAATGAAAATCGGCCTGCTCCATATACCGCCTATGCCTTATAACGCAGTCCGCCTATTCGCGGCACTAGCCGTTGCCTGGCTGATTTTACGCCGTTTATGTATCTGGATACCTTTACGGCAGGAAGATAAAAAATCTGTCCTTATTTCCAGCCTGGGGTTTTTCTTTTTTCAGCTTTTTTTCACTTTCGGCCTGCAGCTCACCACTGCCGGCAACTCATCGCTAATTCTGGGCTGTCTGCCTGTCAGTGTAGCTTTGATCAGTCACTTTCACCGGTTGGAAGCTATTAATCCGGATATCATCAAAGGCATTGCCATCTCCCTGTTTGGCGTAGTTTTGATGGTAGCAGGAACAGGCAAAGAAGTCAGTCTTGCCGGCAATCATATCCAGGGAGCGCTGTTGCTTTTGGCCGCACAAATGTGCTATGGCTATTATACCGTTTTTTCCCGCCCATTGTCGGCAACCTATTCGGTTTATCAGATTACAACCTATATCCTGCTCATTTCCAGCGGCCTCTTCGCCCTGGTATCCCTGCCCTCCATACTTGTTGTTGATTGGCAGGCAGTTCCGTGGCCGGGCTGGGCCAGCTTGTTATATTCCGGCATATTCCCGCTCTGCTTGGCCAATTGTCTCTGGATTTGGGGAACAGCCAAGGCAGGCAGTGCCACCGCATCACTGTATAATAATGTGGCTCCGGTTTTTGCGGTTGGCGCCGGGTATCTGTTTCTGGGGGAAACCTTCGGCTGGCTGCAATTCTTTGGTGCTATGATAATTTTAACCGGTTTGTATGTTGCCAAAAGACAGAGCGCAAAATCGACACCGGCGAGTGGCACTGATTCTGCGTAA
- a CDS encoding electron transfer flavoprotein subunit alpha — MAVIVDKEQCIGCSACVGACPFGAIVMEDDKAVITDACTVCGACIDVCPVTAITRPAAAEPAADTGDYQGVWVYIEQFQGKVRNVGLELLGEGRKLAGAMGQELAAVVIGEGVEPLARELFASGADKVYLLEGAEYKHYSTDAYTIALTDLITAYKPSVILMGATNDGRDLGPRVACRVGTGLTADCTSLGIDEETGLVAWTRPAFGGNIMATILCPNHRPQMGTVRPNVFKRPVPDTSRSGELVRVASKVKAEDIRTKFIELLTLSETASCNLDEAQFIVSGGRGMGKPENFALIEELANVLGGAVGASRAAVDAGWKPAIHQVGQTGKTVAPKVYIACGISGAIQHLAGMSTSDIIIAINKDADAPIFKFADFGIVGDALDVLPVLIEEIKKLKQAC, encoded by the coding sequence ATGGCTGTAATTGTAGATAAAGAACAGTGCATAGGCTGCAGTGCCTGTGTCGGTGCCTGTCCGTTCGGGGCGATTGTTATGGAAGACGATAAAGCAGTAATTACCGATGCTTGCACAGTATGTGGCGCATGTATTGATGTATGCCCCGTAACGGCCATCACTCGTCCGGCTGCGGCAGAACCGGCGGCAGATACCGGTGATTATCAGGGTGTATGGGTATATATAGAACAATTTCAGGGCAAGGTTCGTAATGTCGGACTGGAACTGCTGGGGGAAGGGCGTAAACTTGCCGGTGCGATGGGACAGGAACTGGCTGCCGTAGTTATCGGTGAAGGTGTGGAACCCTTAGCCCGGGAACTGTTTGCCAGCGGTGCTGACAAAGTGTATTTGCTGGAAGGCGCAGAATATAAGCATTACAGCACCGATGCTTATACCATTGCTTTAACCGATTTAATCACTGCCTATAAACCTTCCGTTATTCTGATGGGGGCGACCAATGACGGGCGCGATCTTGGCCCGCGGGTGGCCTGCCGGGTAGGTACAGGTCTGACGGCTGATTGCACCAGTTTAGGCATTGATGAGGAAACCGGGCTTGTTGCCTGGACGCGTCCGGCCTTTGGCGGCAATATTATGGCTACCATTCTGTGTCCTAATCATCGGCCGCAGATGGGAACTGTCAGGCCCAATGTATTCAAACGTCCTGTGCCTGATACCTCTCGCAGCGGCGAACTGGTGCGGGTAGCAAGCAAAGTCAAGGCCGAAGATATCAGGACAAAATTTATTGAATTACTGACACTCAGCGAAACTGCCTCCTGTAACCTTGACGAAGCTCAGTTCATTGTCTCCGGCGGCAGGGGGATGGGTAAACCCGAAAATTTTGCGCTTATTGAAGAATTGGCCAATGTACTCGGCGGCGCTGTCGGTGCCTCCCGCGCGGCTGTTGACGCCGGCTGGAAGCCGGCTATCCATCAAGTCGGACAAACCGGCAAAACCGTAGCTCCCAAAGTCTATATTGCCTGCGGCATCAGTGGTGCCATCCAGCATTTAGCCGGTATGTCGACCTCGGACATCATTATCGCTATTAACAAAGATGCCGATGCGCCTATCTTTAAATTTGCCGACTTTGGCATTGTGGGTGATGCTTTGGACGTGTTGCCTGTGCTGATTGAGGAGATTAAAAAACTTAAGCAGGCCTGCTGA
- a CDS encoding electron transfer flavoprotein subunit beta/FixA family protein, which yields MEIIVCVKQVPDTTEVKIDPQTNTLIRQGVPSIVNPFDKNALEEALKLKEKHGGQVTVISMGPPQAAEALKECIAMGADEAVLLSDRAFGGADTLATSRTLAAGIKKLGNFDVILCGKQAIDGDTAQVGPELAEHLAISQLTYVSKLDITDGVVRVEREHEEGYEVIETTLPVLISVVKSINEPRYASIKGRMKANRKEVPVWTAADVDVNLDEIGLKGSPTQVRRIFTPQQRVQGEIIQEDTARAAVTRLLTKLNQAKII from the coding sequence ATGGAAATCATTGTTTGTGTCAAGCAGGTGCCTGACACTACTGAGGTTAAAATTGACCCGCAGACCAATACGCTGATTCGTCAGGGTGTGCCAAGTATTGTAAATCCTTTTGATAAAAATGCTTTGGAAGAAGCGCTGAAACTCAAAGAAAAGCATGGAGGACAGGTAACGGTAATTTCTATGGGACCACCTCAGGCTGCCGAAGCGCTGAAAGAGTGTATTGCCATGGGGGCCGATGAAGCTGTTTTACTGAGTGACCGCGCCTTTGGCGGTGCCGATACACTGGCTACCAGCCGGACCCTGGCTGCAGGTATTAAGAAACTTGGTAATTTTGATGTTATTCTTTGCGGCAAGCAAGCCATTGATGGGGATACCGCCCAGGTAGGACCGGAGCTTGCGGAGCATTTGGCAATCAGTCAGCTTACCTATGTTTCCAAACTTGACATTACCGATGGGGTAGTCAGAGTGGAACGTGAGCATGAAGAAGGTTATGAAGTTATTGAAACCACATTGCCTGTGTTAATTAGTGTGGTAAAATCCATTAATGAACCGCGTTACGCCAGTATTAAAGGCAGAATGAAAGCCAATCGCAAAGAGGTGCCTGTCTGGACGGCTGCCGATGTTGATGTAAATTTGGACGAGATTGGCCTTAAGGGTTCACCTACCCAGGTTCGCCGCATCTTTACCCCCCAGCAGCGGGTACAGGGTGAGATTATTCAGGAAGATACTGCCCGTGCCGCTGTAACCCGGTTACTGACTAAACTTAATCAGGCTAAAATTATCTGA